The sequence CACGAATCAGACGTGAAGAGGGTGCCTGTAGGCACCCTTGAGTTGCGAGAGGAACGTGCGACCGTCGAAAGGCAGCGGGTCGCAGCGGGGCAGGTGGTGATCCGCCGGGAACGCCGGACCCGCGTGCAGACTATCGAGGTGGACCTGACGGACGAGGTGCTGGTCATCGAGACCTCCGCTGGTCAGGGACAGGTGTTCCTGGGTGGTAGGCTGCTGGAGCCCGGGACGGTGCAGGAGGTCCTGCTGTCCCAGGAGCAGGTGCAGGTGGTCAAGCAGGTATACGCCGTTCAGGACGTATACATCGCCAAGGAAACGCGGACGGTGCAGCACACGGTGCCCGTCGAACTGGCGTATGAGGAACTCGTAGTCGAGCAGCAGGACGTTGACGGCCATCTGGTCGTCCTAGATTCGCCGGAAGACCACAGGGAAACCTGAACCTGGAGCTTGAGGGGCCGAACAGAGCCCTCAGCGAAGTCAGGCCCGCGTGCCCTTTAGACTCAGCCCTATCGCCGGGGTGAGGCACAACGGAGGACGGGCTCAGAGGCTCGTCCTCTGAACTGGATAGAGTTTGGTGGAGGGTAAATTCAGTGTGATCCACAC is a genomic window of Deinococcus sedimenti containing:
- a CDS encoding DUF2382 domain-containing protein, producing MDHESDVKRVPVGTLELREERATVERQRVAAGQVVIRRERRTRVQTIEVDLTDEVLVIETSAGQGQVFLGGRLLEPGTVQEVLLSQEQVQVVKQVYAVQDVYIAKETRTVQHTVPVELAYEELVVEQQDVDGHLVVLDSPEDHRET